The genomic region ACCTGCTCGTGTTGCGCGACGGCCGGATCGGCCTGCTCGACTTCGGCCTGGCCAAGTCACTCCCGCCCGGCTTCGGCGCGCACCTGGCGCGCATGTTCGCGTCGGCCCTGGCCGCCGACTCGGCGGGCGCGGTGGCGCACGCGCGCGCGCTCGGCTTCGAGCTCGCTGGCGCCGACCCCGACACGTTCCTGCGCGGGCTGGGCATCGCGCTGGGCGCGAAGCACGAGATCGCCGACCTGCGCGACGTGTTGGGCGCGGGCCTGGGCGCGCGCGTGCCGCCCGACATTGCGCTCGTCGTCCGCACCCTGGTCCTCTTGAACGGCCTCTCCGAGAGACTCGCGCCCGGCGAACGCCGCATCGCGCGCGAGCTGGTCGCCGGGGCGGTCGCGGCGTTCGAGCCAGGAGCCTAGTAGGATTGCCCCGTGCCGTCGTTCCGCACGCGCGGGTTCGCCATTCACTACGAGGTCCACGGCTCGGGGCAGCGCACGCCCCTGCTCCTGATCATGGGCATGGGCGGCACCTGCCAGGGCTGGCTCACGGTCACGGTGCCCGACCTGGTCAAAGCCGGACGGCGCATCGTGATCTTCGACAACCGCGGCGCGGGCCAGTCCGAGGATCCCGGCGGCGCGTTCAGCACGGTCGAGATGGCCGAGGACGCGCGCGCGCTGCTCGACCACCTGGGCATCGCGCGCGCGCACGTCCTGGGCGGGTTCCTGGGCGGCATGATCGGGCAGGAGCTCGCGATCCATCACCCCGCGCGCGTCGCGAGCCTGATCCTGGTCGGCACCTACGCGCGCGCCGACGCCAAACGGCGCATGGTGCTCGACCTGTGGAAGAGCATGGTCGAGCTGCACGTGCCGGCCGAGCTGCGCATCAAGAAGCGGCTGATCTGGACCCTGGGCGACGCCACGCTCGCGCAGGAGGACCTGATCGAGGCGATGTGGCGCTTCTATCTGCGAGACGACGCCCCGATGGACGACCGTGTCTTCGTGCGCCAGGCCGAGGCGTGCATCGCGCACGACGCGCTCGAGCGCGTGGCGGAGATCATCGCGCCGACGCTGGTCGTGGTGGGCGAGGGCGACATCCTGACTCCGCCGCACCTGGCGCGCGAGCTGGTGGGGCGCATCAAGGGCTCGCGGCTGGTGACCCTGCCCAACGCGGGGCACCTGGTGGCCGCCGAGCTCGCCCCGCGCTTCAACCGCCTGGTGAATCGCTACCTGGCCGAGCAGGAGCGCCGCGACCCTCAAGCGCCGAACTGGTAGGACCGATGAGACGCCCGGAGTCTTTGGCTCCGCGGGGTCCCCGTTGCTGCAACAGCTCGCCCTCATCTGCGTCAGCGCTTACACGCTCATGAGTCTGTTCGTGGGCGCGCGGCTGATCCGCCGCGGGCTGCCCACGCGCGCCGCGCCCGAGTTACTCATGGGGATCGCGTATTTCGCCGCGCCGGGCGTCGGCTACCCGATGGTCGTGGCCAGCAACGCGATCGCCGACCGGCTGCTGTCGACCCTGGTGTTCGCGCTGGGTCACAGCCTGATCGCGCTCGGTGTCTCGGTGTTCTTCTTCTTCAACGCGCGCGTGTTCCGTGCCGGCCAGTCCGCCGCGCAGGCCTTCGCGGCCGTGTGCTCGATCGTGTTCTCGCTGGCGGCGCTCGAGATCGTGCGCGGCCACAACGCCGTGGGAAGTGACTTGCTGGGCCTGGCCTCGGTGCGCAGCGCCATGGTGATCCTCTTGTTCGTGCTCGGCCTGGCCTACGCGTGGACCGCCTGGGAAGGCTTCCGGCACCACCGGCTCATGCTGCGCCGCGCGCGCGTCGGCCTGGGCGACGCCGTGGTCGCCAACCGCTTCCTGCTCTGGGGCTTCGCGGGCAGCCTGCAGGTGTTCGCGAACCTGGTCTCGGCGTGGGCGCTGTGGAGCGGCGACAACATGCTGACGAACCTGCCGTCGATGCTCGCGACCGCGGGGGTCGGTGTGGTGAACAGCGTCCTCCTGGTGCTGATCTTCCTGCCGCCCGCGCGCTACGTGCGCTGGCTGCAGCGCGATCCGCGCGGTGCGCTGGCGGCCGTCTGAGTCGTGGCCGGCTCGCGTCCCTTCGAAGCCGTGTGCGCCGAGCTCATGAGCTCGGGCATGGACCGCTGGACCGCGCGCGGCACGCTGCAGCTCGCGCTGATGGACGCGGGCATCGACGCGTCCGCCGTGACCGCGTACCAGCTCGCGATCATCGTGGAGCGGCTGCTGCCGCGGCAGCTCCAGTCACAGAATGGCCTCGACGCGAACGCGGTCTGCGCGCGCCTGCGCGAGGTGCTCGCGGCCTTCCCGGAGTCGGCGGCCTAGGGAGTGACTCGCCGGAAGCGCGCGCCCTCGGGCCCGCGCTCCACGACCAGCGTCACGCCGCCCCGGTCGAGCGAGACCCGGTCGTCGCCCTCGAACTCGGGCTGGTTCGTGCGCCAGATACGGTCGATCGGCCAGGGTGAGACCAGCCGCACGGGCTCGCTGAGCGCGTGCCGCGCGCGGTGCAGCGCCCACTCCAGGCGCGCCACGTCGGGCAGATAGGGCAGCGCCTGCGCCGGCTCGAAGGCCGCCAGCCAGTCGGCCAGCTCGGCGCCGTAGTCGCACAGGTCGGGTGAGCGCGAGGGCACCTCGCGCGCGAAGCGGCGCGCGGCCGCGCGAAAGAACTCGTCGCCCACCAGCCGGGCGCACACGGGGTAGGTCGCCGCCAGCGCGCCGGCGAGCGCGGCCAGCGTGGTCTCTCGGTGCACGCGCAGGCGGGGGCCGCCGGCGAGCAGCTCGCGTGCGAACTCGCGCTGCAGCTCAGCCAGCACGAGTCACCACGCGCGCCAGCCGGGCGTCGGCCTTGCGCGCCTCGTCCAGGAGCGAGCCCAGCGGAGGGATGTTCTGGTCGCGCTCGAGCACCGTGGGCCGCGGGCCGAGCCGCGAGATCGTGCGCTCGAACAGCGCCCATACCGGATCGGCCACGGCCGCGCCGTGCGTGTCGACGAGCGCGCCGCCGCTCGACTCGTGCCCCGCCACGTGCAGCTGCACCACGCGCTCCGCGGGCAGTGAGTCGACGTAGGTCTCCGGCGCGAAGCCCAGGTTCGCGCCCGACACCCAGGCGTTGTTCACGTCGAACAGGATCCAGCAGTCCGCGCGCTCGGCGACGGCGGCCAGGAACTCCCATTCGCAGAGCTCCGACTCGGCGAAGCGCGCATAGCCCGAGACGTTCTCGAGCGCGATCCGGCGGCCCAGCGCGTCCTGCGCGCGCGACACGCGCTCGGCCACGTGGCTCACCGCCTCTTCGAGATAGGGCAGCGGCAGCAGGTCGTGGAGCTGCCGGCCGCCGACCGAGCTCCACGACAGGTGATCGGACACGAGGGCCGGCTCGAGCCGATCCGCCAGCGCACGCAGCCGCGCCAGGTGCGCGAGATCGAGCGGGTCGGTGCCGCCGAGCGACATGCCCACGCTGTGCAGCGTCAGCGGCAGGCGCGCGCGCAGTGACTCGAGCAGGCCGCGCGCCGGATCGCCGGGCTGCACGTGGTTCTCGGCCATGACCTCGAGGAAGGGCAGGCCGGCGGCGCCGGCCTCGAGCTCCGCGAAGTGCGCCGGCCGCAGCGCGAGGCCGCAGCGGGCGGGCAGCGACTCACTTGCCGGGCGGGCTCGACTTGCCACCGACGATCTTCTCGCAGGTGCCCTTGGGGACCCAGAGCCACTCCTGCGGATCGTTGTCGGCCTTGGCCGAGTTCGAGCAGTCGTGGTTCGCCGACGCGCAGTCGTTGTAGCCCTTCTTCGCGATGCCGTAGCACTTCTCTTGCGGCGGCCGCTTGCCGGAGTTCTCGTCGGCGGCGGGCGCGGGGCCCGCGATCAAGAGACCCAGGAAGCTGGCGACGGCGGACGCGGCGATCGTGCGGTTGGAGCTCATGGCGGGACTCTAACTCAGCTCGGGCAGCGCGAGCAGGTCGGCTGCCGTGGGCATCGCGGCGGAGGCGCCCCGCCGCAGGGTCGACGCGCTGCCCGCGCGCACCGCCTCGCGCAGCGCGCGCGTGATCGGCTCGCCGCGCGCCAGCGCCACCGCGAGCGCGCCGTTGAACGCGTCGCCCGCGCCCGTGGTGTCGACCGCGCGCACGCGCGGCGCGGGCACGTGCTCGAAGCCGGTCGCGTGCACCCAGACGCAGCCCGCGGCGCCCAGAGTCACGACCACGTCGCCGCGCGTCTTCTGCTGCAGCACCGCGCCCGCCGCCGCGGCCGACTCCACGCCGTGGATGCGCACGCCCGAGAGCTTTTCGGCCTCGCCTTCGTTGGGCGTCAGAACATCGACCCGGGCGAGCGTGGCGTCGCTGAGCTCGCGCACCGGCGCAGGGTCGAGCACCGTGCGCACGTGATTGGCGCGCGCGAGCTCGAGCGCCGCGTCGACGGTCTCGGCCGGAAGCTCGAGCTGGATCAAGAGCACGCCCGCCGCGCGGAAGGCCGAGACGGCGTCGCGCACGTGCTCGACCGACACGCGCTTGTTCGCGCCGCCCGCGACCGCGATCTGGTTCTGTCCGGTCGATTCGTCGACCGTGATCGCCGCCAGCCCCGTGCGTTCGCCCACCAGTGATTCGACGTACGACACGTCGACGCCCGCGTCGCGCAGCGCGCCGAGCGCGATCTCCGCGAACGGGTCGGCGCCCACGCGGCCGATCATGCGCACGCGTCCGCCCAGGCGCGCGGCGGCGATCGCCTGGTTCAGGCCCTTGCCGCCCGCGCCGAGCTCGAGCCCGGTCGCGCGCAGGGTCTCTCCGGGCGCGACGAAGCGCGGCACCCGCAGGGAGACGTCGACGTTCATGCTCCCGACGACGGCAATGTCGCGCATGGCCAGGAGTTAGCGGTACAAAGGAGAGATGCAAAGCGGCGGCGCCGTCGTCGAGGTCGCAGTGCCCGTCCCCCTGGACGAGACATTCGACTACGCGCTCGAGGCCGGCGCGCGCGCCGAGCCCGGCGTGCGGGTGCTCGTGCCGCACGGGGGGCGCCGCGTGGTGGGCGTGGTGATCGCGCTGAAGACCGGCGAGGACGCCGGGCTGCGCCGGGGTCCGCTGCGGCGGGTGATCCAGGTTCTGGACGAGGAGCCCGTGCTGCCCGCGACCCTGCTCGACGCCGTGCTGCGCGCGGCGCGCGACGCGCTGTGTCCGCCCGGGATCGCGCTGGCCGCGGCGGTGCCGCCGGGCACGGCGCCGCGGCCCGGCACGCGCGTGTCACTCCTGCCGGCGGGCCGGCGCGCGCTCGAGCGCGGGGAGCTGCGCGGCTCTCTGGGCACGGTGCTGTGGGCGCTGGGCAAACGCGCGCGGAGTGAGTCGGAGCTGCGCGCGCGCTTCCCGTCGGCCGTGCCCGCGCTCGCCCGGCTCGAGAGACTGGGCATGATCTCCCGTGCGGCGGCGACCGACCCGCCGCGCGTGCGCGTGCAGACCGAGCGCGTGTACCGGCTCGCGCCCGACGTGGACCTCGAGCGCGCGAAGCTGGACCTGGCGCGCGCGCCCAAGCGGCTCGAGCTCCTGCTGGCCCTGGGCCCGCACCCGGCCCCGGCGCGCTCCTCGCCCGCGCTGCGCGCGCTGGTCGAAGCCGGGCTCGTGATCTGCGAGGAGCGCGAGCTCGTGCGCTCGAGCGTGGCCGAGCCGCTGGTGCGCGCCGCCGATGCGCCCGAGCTCACTCCGCACCAGCGCGCGGCCGTGGCCGAGATCGCGTCGGCGATCGAAGAGCGCCGGCACGCGCAGTTTCTCTTGTACGGAATCACCGGCAGCGGCAAGACCGAGGTCTACATGCGCGCGGTCGAGGCGTCGCTCGCGCGCGGGCGCGGCGCGATCGTGCTGGTGCCCGAGATCTCGCTCACGCACCAGGTCGTCGACCGCTTCCGCGCGCGCTTCGGCGGCCAGGTCGCGGTGCTGCACAGCGCTCTCTCGTCGGGCGAGCGCTTCGACCAGTGGCGCGCGATTCGCGAGGGCCGCGTGCCGATCGCGATCGGCGCGCGCTCGGCCGTGTTCGCGCCGTACGAGGAGCTGGGGCTCGTGGCGATCGACGAGGAGCACGACGCCGCGTACAAGAGCGAGGAGGGCTTCCGCTACCACGCGCGCGACGTGGCGCGGCTGCGCGCCGAGCGCGCGCGCTGTCCGCTGGTGCTCGGCTCGGCCACGCCCGACGTGGGCACCGCCTGGCGCTGCGCGCACGGCGAGATCGAGCGACTCACTCTGCCCGAGCGCGTGGCGAGCCGGCCGCTGCCCACGGTCGAGATCGTCGACCTGGGCGCGGAGCGCGCGCGCGGCGGGCGGCGCGGCATGGTGTCGCGGCCGCTGCGCCACGCGCTGGCCGAGACACTGGCCGCGGGCCGCCAGGCGATCCTGTTCCTGAACCGCCGCGGCTTCGCCGCGCGCGTGTACTGCTTCGCCTGCGGCTTCGCGCTGCAGTGCAAGCACTGCGACGTGTCACTCGTGTACCACGCGGCCGAGGGGCCGCGGCGCCCGCAGGACCCGCTCGAAGGCGAGCTGCGCTGTCACTACTGCGGCTACCGCGAGGACCCGGCCGATGCCTGCCCGAAGTGCGGCAGCGCCGAGGGCGGGCTGTTCTCGTTCGGCACCGAGCGCTTGCACGAGGAGCTGGTCGCGGCATATCCGAGGGCGCGCATCGGGCGGCTCGACCGCGACACCTCGGCGCGCAAGGGCGCGCAGCGCGGGATCCTCGCGGCCTTCCACCGCGGCGAGCTCGACGTGCTGGTCGGCACGCAGATGGTCGCCAAGGGCCACGACGTGCCGGGGGTGACACTGGTCGGTGTCATCCTGGCCGACCTGGGGCTGGCCTTCCCCGACTTCCGCGCCGGCGAGCGCACCTTCCAGCTGCTCACCCAGGTCGCGGGCCGCGCCGGCCGCGGCGAGGACCCCGGCCGCGTGATCATCCAGACCTTCCTGCCCAGTCACTACGCGGTCGCGCTGGCCCAGACCCACGACTACCCGCGCTTCTACCGCGAGGAGGTCGCGCGCCGCCGCCCGCACGGCTGGCCGCCATTCCGCGAGCTGGTGCAGCTCTCGCTGTCGGGCCCGAAGGCGCCTGCGGTCGAGCACGCCGCGCACGCGCTCGCGGCGCTGGCCAAGACCGTGCCCGCAGACGACGCCTCCGAGCAGGTCGAGGTGCTGGGGCCTGCGCCGGCGCCGCTGGCGCGCATCCGCGACGAGTTCCGCTGGCAGCTCCTGCTGGCGGGCGGCCACGAGCCCGTACGGCGCGTCGCCGCCGAGCTGGCGCGCCAGGCGCGCGGCCCCGGCTTCGCCGGAGTCACCCTGCGGCTGGATGCCAATCCCTTGCAAATGCTATGAAGTGCCCCCCATGCGGCTCGAGGTCCTCCAGTTCCCCGACCCTCGCCTGCGCGAGAAGGCAAAGCCCGTCGCCAAGGACGAGGTGACGCCCGAGCTGCGCCAGCTCGCCCTCGACATGGCCGAGACCATGTACGACGAGCCGGGGATCGGCCTGGCGGCGACACAGGTCGGTGTCGCCAAGCGCCTGATCGTGATGGATCTGGAGTGGCGCGAAGAGGATTCCGAGCGCAACCCGCGCCTCTTGCTGAATCCCGAGATCGTGCTGCGCGAGGGCCGCACCACCTCCGAGATGGAGGGCTGTCTGTCGGTGCCCGACTTCAAGTCCGACGTCGAGCGCGACGCGCGCGTGGTCGTGCGCGCGCGCACGCTGGACTGGGAGGAGGTCGAGTTCGACGCGACCGAGCTCGAGGCGTTCTGCTTCCAGCACGAGATCGACCACCTCGACGGCATGCTGTTCATCGACCGGATCAGCAAGCTGAAGCGTGACCTGTACGTGCGGCGCCGGAAGAAGCAGCTCCGGCGCGAGCAAGAGGAGCGCGAGGGCGCGGGCCATACCG from Myxococcota bacterium harbors:
- a CDS encoding alpha/beta fold hydrolase; amino-acid sequence: MPSFRTRGFAIHYEVHGSGQRTPLLLIMGMGGTCQGWLTVTVPDLVKAGRRIVIFDNRGAGQSEDPGGAFSTVEMAEDARALLDHLGIARAHVLGGFLGGMIGQELAIHHPARVASLILVGTYARADAKRRMVLDLWKSMVELHVPAELRIKKRLIWTLGDATLAQEDLIEAMWRFYLRDDAPMDDRVFVRQAEACIAHDALERVAEIIAPTLVVVGEGDILTPPHLARELVGRIKGSRLVTLPNAGHLVAAELAPRFNRLVNRYLAEQERRDPQAPNW
- a CDS encoding putative DNA-binding domain-containing protein, translated to MLAELQREFARELLAGGPRLRVHRETTLAALAGALAATYPVCARLVGDEFFRAAARRFAREVPSRSPDLCDYGAELADWLAAFEPAQALPYLPDVARLEWALHRARHALSEPVRLVSPWPIDRIWRTNQPEFEGDDRVSLDRGGVTLVVERGPEGARFRRVTP
- a CDS encoding DUF692 domain-containing protein; the encoded protein is MASRARPASESLPARCGLALRPAHFAELEAGAAGLPFLEVMAENHVQPGDPARGLLESLRARLPLTLHSVGMSLGGTDPLDLAHLARLRALADRLEPALVSDHLSWSSVGGRQLHDLLPLPYLEEAVSHVAERVSRAQDALGRRIALENVSGYARFAESELCEWEFLAAVAERADCWILFDVNNAWVSGANLGFAPETYVDSLPAERVVQLHVAGHESSGGALVDTHGAAVADPVWALFERTISRLGPRPTVLERDQNIPPLGSLLDEARKADARLARVVTRAG
- a CDS encoding DUF2282 domain-containing protein, with amino-acid sequence MSSNRTIAASAVASFLGLLIAGPAPAADENSGKRPPQEKCYGIAKKGYNDCASANHDCSNSAKADNDPQEWLWVPKGTCEKIVGGKSSPPGK
- the rbsK gene encoding ribokinase; translated protein: MRDIAVVGSMNVDVSLRVPRFVAPGETLRATGLELGAGGKGLNQAIAAARLGGRVRMIGRVGADPFAEIALGALRDAGVDVSYVESLVGERTGLAAITVDESTGQNQIAVAGGANKRVSVEHVRDAVSAFRAAGVLLIQLELPAETVDAALELARANHVRTVLDPAPVRELSDATLARVDVLTPNEGEAEKLSGVRIHGVESAAAAGAVLQQKTRGDVVVTLGAAGCVWVHATGFEHVPAPRVRAVDTTGAGDAFNGALAVALARGEPITRALREAVRAGSASTLRRGASAAMPTAADLLALPELS
- the priA gene encoding primosomal protein N'; the encoded protein is MPVPLDETFDYALEAGARAEPGVRVLVPHGGRRVVGVVIALKTGEDAGLRRGPLRRVIQVLDEEPVLPATLLDAVLRAARDALCPPGIALAAAVPPGTAPRPGTRVSLLPAGRRALERGELRGSLGTVLWALGKRARSESELRARFPSAVPALARLERLGMISRAAATDPPRVRVQTERVYRLAPDVDLERAKLDLARAPKRLELLLALGPHPAPARSSPALRALVEAGLVICEERELVRSSVAEPLVRAADAPELTPHQRAAVAEIASAIEERRHAQFLLYGITGSGKTEVYMRAVEASLARGRGAIVLVPEISLTHQVVDRFRARFGGQVAVLHSALSSGERFDQWRAIREGRVPIAIGARSAVFAPYEELGLVAIDEEHDAAYKSEEGFRYHARDVARLRAERARCPLVLGSATPDVGTAWRCAHGEIERLTLPERVASRPLPTVEIVDLGAERARGGRRGMVSRPLRHALAETLAAGRQAILFLNRRGFAARVYCFACGFALQCKHCDVSLVYHAAEGPRRPQDPLEGELRCHYCGYREDPADACPKCGSAEGGLFSFGTERLHEELVAAYPRARIGRLDRDTSARKGAQRGILAAFHRGELDVLVGTQMVAKGHDVPGVTLVGVILADLGLAFPDFRAGERTFQLLTQVAGRAGRGEDPGRVIIQTFLPSHYAVALAQTHDYPRFYREEVARRRPHGWPPFRELVQLSLSGPKAPAVEHAAHALAALAKTVPADDASEQVEVLGPAPAPLARIRDEFRWQLLLAGGHEPVRRVAAELARQARGPGFAGVTLRLDANPLQML
- the def gene encoding peptide deformylase, producing the protein MRLEVLQFPDPRLREKAKPVAKDEVTPELRQLALDMAETMYDEPGIGLAATQVGVAKRLIVMDLEWREEDSERNPRLLLNPEIVLREGRTTSEMEGCLSVPDFKSDVERDARVVVRARTLDWEEVEFDATELEAFCFQHEIDHLDGMLFIDRISKLKRDLYVRRRKKQLRREQEEREGAGHTGG